The proteins below are encoded in one region of Pseudomonas entomophila L48:
- the guaB gene encoding IMP dehydrogenase, with protein sequence MLRISQEALTFDDILLVPGYSEVLPNEVSLKTRLTRGIELNIPLVSAAMDTVTEARLAIAMAQEGGIGIIHKNMTIEQQAGEVRKVKKFEAGVVKDPITIDADATVRDLFDLTRLNNISGVPVLENGDLVGIVTSRDVRFETRLDAKVRDVMTPKERLVTVREGADKNEVRELLHKHRLEKVLIVDDKFALKGMMTVKDIEKAKAYPLASKDDQGRLRVGAAVGTGKDTGERVAALVAAGVDVVVVDTAHGHSKGVIDRVRWVKENYPQVQVIGGNIATGAAAKALAEAGADAVKVGIGPGSICTTRIVAGVGVPQISAIANVAAALEGTGVPLIADGGIRFSGDLSKAIVAGASCVMMGSMFAGTEEAPGEVELFQGRSYKAYRGMGSLGAMAQAQGSSDRYFQDSSAGAEKLVPEGIEGRVPYKGALAAIIHQLMGGLRSSMGYTGSATIEEMRTKPEFVRITGAGMAESHVHDVQITKEAPNYRVG encoded by the coding sequence ATGCTGCGTATCAGCCAAGAAGCCCTGACCTTCGACGATATCCTCCTTGTACCCGGCTACTCCGAGGTACTGCCCAATGAAGTCAGTCTCAAGACACGTTTGACTCGTGGCATCGAGCTGAACATTCCCCTGGTTTCCGCCGCCATGGATACCGTCACCGAAGCGCGCCTGGCCATTGCCATGGCCCAGGAAGGCGGCATCGGCATCATCCACAAGAACATGACCATCGAGCAGCAGGCCGGCGAAGTGCGCAAGGTCAAGAAGTTCGAGGCTGGCGTGGTCAAGGACCCGATCACCATCGACGCCGACGCCACCGTGCGCGACCTGTTCGACCTCACCCGCCTGAACAACATCTCCGGTGTTCCGGTGCTGGAGAACGGCGACCTGGTCGGTATCGTCACCTCCCGTGACGTGCGCTTCGAAACCCGCCTGGACGCCAAGGTCCGCGACGTGATGACCCCCAAAGAGCGTCTGGTCACTGTCCGCGAAGGCGCCGACAAGAACGAAGTCCGCGAGCTGCTGCACAAGCACCGCCTGGAAAAAGTCCTGATCGTCGACGACAAGTTCGCCCTCAAGGGCATGATGACCGTCAAGGACATCGAGAAGGCCAAGGCCTACCCGCTGGCCAGCAAGGACGACCAGGGTCGCCTGCGCGTCGGCGCCGCGGTCGGCACCGGCAAGGACACTGGCGAGCGCGTTGCGGCGCTGGTAGCAGCTGGCGTTGACGTGGTGGTGGTCGATACCGCCCACGGTCATTCCAAAGGCGTGATCGACCGCGTTCGCTGGGTGAAAGAGAACTACCCACAAGTGCAGGTGATCGGTGGCAACATCGCCACCGGCGCCGCCGCCAAGGCCCTGGCTGAAGCCGGCGCCGACGCGGTCAAGGTCGGTATCGGCCCAGGCTCGATCTGCACCACCCGCATCGTCGCCGGTGTCGGCGTGCCGCAGATCAGCGCCATCGCCAACGTCGCCGCCGCACTGGAAGGCACTGGCGTGCCACTGATCGCCGACGGCGGCATCCGTTTCTCGGGTGACCTGTCCAAGGCCATCGTCGCCGGCGCCTCGTGCGTGATGATGGGTTCGATGTTCGCCGGTACCGAAGAAGCCCCGGGTGAGGTCGAGCTGTTCCAGGGCCGTTCGTACAAGGCCTACCGCGGCATGGGTTCGCTGGGTGCCATGGCACAGGCGCAAGGTTCCTCCGACCGTTACTTCCAGGACTCCTCGGCCGGCGCCGAGAAGCTGGTCCCGGAAGGCATCGAAGGCCGCGTCCCCTACAAGGGCGCCCTGGCGGCGATCATCCACCAGCTGATGGGCGGCCTGCGCTCGTCCATGGGCTACACCGGCAGCGCGACCATCGAAGAGATGCGCACCAAGCCGGAGTTCGTGCGCATCACCGGTGCCGGCATGGCCGAGTCCCACGTGCATGACGTACAGATCACCAAAGAAGCCCCTAACTACCGCGTAGGCTGA
- a CDS encoding sulfite exporter TauE/SafE family protein, producing MLAQLSFSGLDWLPILLGVAVAYIVFGIAGFGTALVAGPVLIHFMPLSRIVPLLVLLDFVASLGNLLPSRRDVVRGELLRLLPFMAVGCTLGVVFLLHLKSDVLLLLMGLFVTAYAVYGLAVKVRPASLSGAWAVPMGTVGGLFGAMFGSGGFLYAIYLSARLQAKEQVRATQVALISCSTVVRLSLFMIAGVYADASLLLLAACLLPVMFAGTWLGRRLTLKLSREAFVRLITWLVLASGLALIGRYLSA from the coding sequence ATGCTTGCCCAACTGTCGTTCTCCGGCCTTGACTGGCTGCCGATCCTGCTTGGCGTGGCCGTGGCCTATATCGTCTTCGGCATTGCCGGCTTCGGCACTGCGTTGGTCGCCGGCCCTGTGTTGATTCACTTCATGCCGTTGTCGCGGATCGTTCCACTGCTGGTCCTGCTGGATTTCGTTGCCTCATTAGGCAATCTGCTGCCGTCCCGGCGGGATGTGGTGCGCGGCGAATTGCTGCGTCTGTTGCCCTTCATGGCCGTGGGCTGCACATTGGGCGTGGTGTTCCTGCTGCACCTGAAGTCGGATGTCTTGCTGCTGCTGATGGGACTGTTCGTCACCGCTTACGCGGTATACGGTCTGGCGGTGAAGGTGCGGCCGGCGAGCTTGTCGGGCGCCTGGGCGGTGCCGATGGGTACGGTGGGCGGGTTGTTCGGCGCCATGTTCGGCAGCGGTGGCTTTCTATACGCGATCTACCTGAGCGCCCGGTTGCAGGCGAAGGAGCAGGTGCGGGCGACCCAGGTCGCGCTGATCAGTTGCAGCACGGTGGTACGTCTTTCGTTGTTCATGATCGCCGGGGTGTACGCCGATGCCAGCCTGCTGCTTCTGGCCGCCTGCCTGTTACCGGTGATGTTTGCAGGTACCTGGTTGGGGCGCCGGTTGACCCTGAAGCTGTCTCGCGAAGCCTTCGTGCGGCTGATCACCTGGCTGGTGCTGGCCAGCGGCCTGGCGTTGATCGGTCGCTACCTGAGCGCCTGA
- a CDS encoding LysR family transcriptional regulator — translation MTSIRQLRYFVEIAECGSFSAAAERLYIAQSALSRQIKELEQQLATPLFERTARQPRLTAAGLAFLDRARRLLADLDKAERLASEIGQGLRGSLRLNHSSTVPLTGRLLERLGGYLDDNPGVSLEIAQQSSEAQLEDIAEGRLEIGLLRLPVLRQYEGVALHALFDEPLLLAVAAQHSLASEASVRLEQLREERFISIPHRQRGGLSYLSASLCMSAGFFPQAAQVVSRKTTQLQLIQAGFGVALLPASMREIAPASVCFVPLLEACQSTVALACRRDAGDLVRQFVTAMRN, via the coding sequence ATGACTTCGATCCGCCAACTGCGCTACTTCGTCGAAATCGCCGAGTGCGGCAGCTTCAGCGCTGCCGCCGAGCGGCTGTACATCGCCCAGTCGGCCCTGAGCCGGCAGATCAAGGAGCTTGAACAGCAATTGGCAACGCCCTTATTCGAGCGCACCGCCCGCCAGCCACGGCTGACCGCTGCCGGGCTAGCTTTTCTCGACCGGGCGCGGCGCCTGCTGGCCGACCTGGACAAGGCCGAACGCCTGGCCAGTGAAATCGGTCAGGGCCTGCGCGGCAGCCTGCGTCTGAACCATTCCAGCACCGTGCCATTGACCGGGCGTTTGCTCGAGCGGCTCGGCGGTTATCTGGATGACAACCCGGGCGTGTCCCTGGAAATCGCCCAGCAATCATCGGAAGCGCAATTGGAAGATATCGCCGAGGGGCGCCTGGAGATCGGCCTGCTGCGCCTGCCCGTGCTGCGCCAGTATGAGGGCGTGGCGCTGCACGCCTTGTTCGATGAGCCGTTGCTGCTGGCGGTGGCCGCCCAACATTCACTGGCATCCGAAGCCAGCGTGAGGTTGGAGCAACTGCGTGAAGAGCGCTTCATCTCCATTCCCCATCGGCAACGGGGCGGCTTGAGCTATCTGTCGGCATCGCTGTGCATGAGCGCAGGGTTCTTCCCCCAGGCCGCGCAGGTGGTGTCGCGCAAGACCACGCAGCTGCAACTGATCCAGGCGGGGTTCGGGGTGGCGTTGCTGCCGGCGAGCATGCGTGAGATTGCGCCAGCGTCGGTCTGCTTCGTGCCACTGCTCGAAGCTTGTCAGAGCACCGTGGCGCTGGCCTGCCGGCGGGATGCCGGGGATCTGGTGCGACAGTTCGTGACGGCGATGCGCAACTGA
- the xseA gene encoding exodeoxyribonuclease VII large subunit has product MIKDPFERLGLDREVLTVSQLNGRARVLLEDVFRSVWVEGEISNLARPASGHMYFTLKDSGAQIRCALFRQNALRVRQALRDGLAVRVRGKVSLFEGRGDYQLILDTVEPAGDGALRLAFEALKEKLGAEGLFSTERKRPLPAHPQRIGIITSPTGAVIRDIISVFRRRAPQVELNLIPTAVQGREAINQIVRALQMADRQGFDALILARGGGSLEDLWCFNEEAVARAVAACVTPIVSAVGHETDVSISDFVADVRAPTPSAAAELLAPDSSGLQQRLDSLQRRLLLRMQSRLAHDRLRVEGLARRLRHPGERLRQQAQRLDDLDMRLRRAFALNMNQRHERLGRLDTRLAAQHPGRSLKLLKQRLDSLAERLPKAMRDVLKDRRQRFQAQLQTLQVVSPLATLARGYSILLDEHGQAIRSAAQTHNGQRLTARLNEGELKVRVEDNHQTPVTLSLLD; this is encoded by the coding sequence ATGATCAAAGACCCCTTCGAACGACTCGGCCTGGACCGCGAGGTCCTCACCGTCAGCCAGCTCAACGGCCGCGCCCGCGTGCTGCTGGAGGATGTGTTCCGCAGTGTCTGGGTGGAAGGCGAGATATCCAACCTCGCCCGCCCGGCCTCCGGGCACATGTACTTCACCCTCAAGGACAGCGGCGCGCAGATCCGTTGCGCACTGTTCCGGCAGAACGCCCTGCGCGTGCGCCAGGCCCTGCGCGACGGCCTGGCGGTGCGGGTGCGTGGCAAGGTCTCGCTGTTCGAAGGGCGCGGCGACTACCAGCTGATCCTCGACACCGTCGAGCCCGCCGGCGACGGCGCCCTGCGCCTGGCCTTCGAAGCCTTGAAGGAAAAGCTTGGCGCCGAGGGGTTGTTCAGCACCGAGCGCAAGCGGCCGTTACCCGCGCACCCGCAGCGCATCGGCATCATCACCTCGCCCACCGGCGCGGTGATCCGCGACATCATCAGCGTGTTCCGCCGCCGCGCGCCACAGGTCGAACTCAACCTGATCCCCACCGCCGTGCAGGGTCGCGAGGCCATCAACCAGATCGTCCGCGCCCTGCAGATGGCCGACCGGCAAGGCTTCGACGCACTGATCCTGGCCCGTGGCGGCGGCTCGCTGGAAGACCTCTGGTGCTTCAACGAAGAAGCCGTGGCCCGTGCCGTGGCCGCTTGTGTCACGCCGATCGTCAGCGCCGTGGGCCATGAGACCGATGTGTCGATCAGCGACTTCGTCGCCGACGTGCGCGCGCCTACGCCATCCGCCGCCGCCGAACTGCTCGCCCCCGACAGCAGCGGCCTGCAACAGCGCCTCGACAGCCTGCAGCGGCGCCTGTTGCTGCGCATGCAGAGCCGCCTGGCCCACGACCGCCTGCGGGTCGAGGGCCTGGCCCGGCGCCTGCGCCACCCGGGCGAGCGCCTGCGCCAGCAGGCCCAGCGCCTGGACGACCTGGACATGCGCCTGCGCCGCGCCTTCGCGCTGAACATGAACCAACGCCACGAACGCCTCGGCCGCCTGGACACACGCCTGGCCGCGCAACACCCCGGGCGCAGCCTGAAACTGCTGAAGCAGCGCCTGGACAGCCTCGCCGAACGCCTGCCCAAGGCCATGCGCGACGTGCTCAAGGACCGCCGCCAGCGCTTCCAGGCGCAGCTGCAGACCTTGCAGGTCGTCAGCCCGCTGGCCACCCTCGCCCGCGGCTACAGCATCCTGCTCGACGAACACGGCCAGGCCATCCGCAGCGCCGCCCAGACCCACAACGGCCAGCGCCTGACCGCCCGCCTCAACGAAGGCGAGCTCAAGGTGCGGGTCGAGGACAACCACCAGACCCCGGTCACCCTCTCGCTACTGGACTGA
- a CDS encoding M23 family metallopeptidase encodes MPRLFAPLLALALLLPLTAAQASYITRTLDKPVPGGVAVVNLGPSASAPTARFDGKPVLVVREQDNWLAIVGIPLTQKPGSAVLTQEGRNIPFSVGSKKYPEQHITLKNKRQVNPEPQDLKRIDRELAEQIKAYRSFSPAVPSNLILDKPVNGPLSSKFGVRRFFNGEERNPHAGLDFAVPAGTPIKTPANGRVILVGDYFFNGNTVFVDHGQGFISMFCHMSKIDVKPGQVLRRGEVVGRVGSTGRATGPHMHWNVSLNDARVDPAIFIGAFQP; translated from the coding sequence ATGCCCCGCCTGTTCGCGCCCCTGCTCGCCCTCGCCCTGCTGCTGCCGCTCACCGCAGCCCAGGCCAGCTACATCACCCGCACCCTCGACAAGCCGGTGCCCGGCGGCGTGGCCGTGGTCAACCTGGGGCCGTCCGCCAGCGCGCCGACCGCGCGCTTCGACGGCAAGCCGGTGCTGGTGGTCAGGGAGCAGGACAACTGGCTGGCCATCGTCGGTATCCCCCTCACCCAGAAGCCCGGGAGCGCCGTGCTCACCCAGGAGGGGCGCAACATCCCTTTCAGCGTGGGCAGCAAGAAGTACCCCGAGCAGCACATCACCCTGAAGAACAAACGCCAGGTCAACCCTGAGCCCCAGGACCTCAAGCGCATCGACCGCGAATTGGCCGAGCAGATCAAGGCCTATCGCAGCTTCAGCCCGGCCGTGCCCAGCAACCTGATCCTCGACAAGCCGGTCAACGGCCCGCTGTCGAGCAAGTTCGGCGTGCGCCGGTTCTTCAATGGCGAGGAGCGCAACCCCCATGCCGGCCTGGATTTCGCGGTGCCCGCCGGCACGCCGATCAAGACCCCGGCCAACGGCAGGGTAATCCTGGTAGGTGACTACTTCTTCAATGGCAACACCGTGTTCGTCGACCACGGCCAGGGGTTCATCAGCATGTTCTGCCACATGTCGAAGATCGATGTGAAACCGGGGCAGGTGTTGCGCCGGGGCGAGGTGGTCGGGCGTGTGGGCTCGACCGGGCGAGCGACCGGGCCGCACATGCACTGGAATGTCAGCCTCAACGACGCGCGGGTCGATCCGGCGATCTTCATCGGCGCGTTCCAGCCCTGA
- the leuA gene encoding 2-isopropylmalate synthase, whose amino-acid sequence MTMLKDPSKKYRAFPTIDLPDRTWPSKTITQAPIWCSSDLRDGNQSLIEPMDSEKKLRFWKTLVQVGVKEIEASFPSASQTDFDFVRTLIEDGHIPDDTTIQVLTQAREDLIARTFESLRGAKKAIVHLYNATCPSFRRIVFNQDKQGVKDIAVNAAKLFVKYAAQQPDTHWTFQYSPETFSATELEFAKEVCDAVIEVWNPTPEHKIILNLPATVEVATPNVYADQIEWFCRNINRRDSVIISLHTHNDRGTGIAATELGLMAGADRAEGCLFGNGERTGNVDLVTLALNLYTQGIDPQLDFSDIDGVRKVVEECNQLPVHPRHPYVGDLVHTAFSGSHQDAIRKGFAKQQEGELWEVPYLPIDPADIGRSYEAVIRVNSQSGKGGITYLLEQEYGISLPRRMQIEFSQVVQGETDRLGLEMTAEQIYKLLQKEYLQANAPYALVSHRLQEENGSSHVQVEVSGEGETTLHWHGKGNGALEALVAGLPVNVEIMDYNEHAIGAGTNAKAAAYIELRVAGGRPVHGVGIDENITTASFKALFSALNRSLSQQQAKAA is encoded by the coding sequence ATGACCATGCTCAAAGACCCATCGAAGAAATACCGCGCGTTCCCGACCATCGACCTGCCCGACCGTACCTGGCCGTCGAAGACCATCACCCAGGCCCCGATCTGGTGCAGCTCCGACCTGCGTGATGGCAACCAGTCGCTGATCGAGCCGATGGACTCGGAGAAAAAGCTGCGGTTCTGGAAAACCCTGGTGCAGGTGGGCGTGAAGGAAATCGAAGCCTCGTTCCCATCGGCCTCGCAGACCGACTTCGACTTCGTGCGCACCCTGATCGAAGACGGCCACATCCCGGACGACACCACCATCCAGGTGCTCACCCAGGCCCGTGAAGACCTGATCGCCCGTACCTTCGAATCCCTGCGTGGCGCCAAGAAGGCCATCGTCCACCTGTACAACGCCACCTGCCCGTCGTTCCGCCGCATCGTCTTCAACCAGGACAAGCAAGGCGTGAAGGACATCGCGGTCAATGCCGCCAAGCTGTTCGTCAAGTACGCCGCCCAGCAGCCGGACACTCACTGGACCTTCCAGTACTCGCCGGAGACCTTCAGCGCCACTGAGCTGGAGTTCGCCAAAGAGGTGTGCGACGCGGTGATCGAGGTGTGGAACCCGACGCCTGAGCACAAGATCATCCTCAACCTGCCGGCCACCGTTGAAGTCGCCACCCCCAACGTCTACGCCGACCAGATCGAATGGTTCTGCCGCAACATCAACCGTCGCGACAGCGTGATCATCAGCCTGCACACCCACAACGACCGCGGCACCGGCATCGCCGCCACCGAACTGGGCCTGATGGCCGGCGCCGACCGTGCCGAAGGCTGCCTGTTCGGCAACGGCGAGCGCACCGGCAACGTCGACCTGGTCACCCTTGCGCTGAACCTCTACACCCAGGGCATCGACCCGCAACTGGACTTCTCCGACATCGACGGCGTGCGCAAGGTCGTCGAGGAGTGCAACCAGTTGCCGGTGCACCCGCGTCACCCCTACGTCGGCGACCTGGTCCACACCGCCTTCTCCGGCTCGCACCAGGACGCCATCCGCAAGGGCTTCGCCAAGCAGCAGGAAGGCGAACTGTGGGAAGTGCCATACCTGCCGATCGACCCGGCCGACATCGGCCGCAGCTACGAGGCGGTGATCCGCGTCAACAGCCAGTCGGGCAAGGGCGGCATCACCTACCTGCTCGAGCAGGAATACGGCATCAGCCTGCCACGCCGCATGCAGATCGAGTTCAGCCAGGTGGTGCAGGGCGAGACCGACCGCCTCGGCCTGGAAATGACCGCCGAGCAGATCTACAAGTTGCTGCAGAAGGAATACCTGCAAGCCAACGCGCCGTATGCGCTGGTCAGCCACCGCTTGCAGGAAGAGAACGGCAGCAGCCACGTGCAGGTGGAAGTCTCCGGTGAAGGCGAGACTACCCTGCACTGGCATGGCAAGGGCAACGGCGCCCTGGAAGCGCTGGTGGCGGGTCTGCCGGTCAATGTGGAGATCATGGACTACAACGAACACGCCATCGGTGCTGGCACCAATGCCAAGGCGGCCGCATACATCGAACTGCGTGTGGCCGGTGGCCGTCCGGTGCATGGGGTGGGGATCGACGAGAACATCACCACCGCCAGCTTCAAGGCCTTGTTCAGCGCGCTGAACCGGTCGTTGAGCCAGCAGCAGGCCAAAGCAGCCTGA
- a CDS encoding DUF6384 family protein → MAVIHGYTARPLSHSCKEHHELLPGARNAPPPPGMQSMSIPLSERIGAMALVDQLRHREMAIQEHLDLPRRRAEVAEGIRTYYQSHGIAFDEATVEEGVRQFFARRLEFQAPALGFTQRLLARLAMAYRPLLKGVAYSVLLIALGLGTRFLVESGLNIRAGLSADQLAIDVQLLQMDLAKQRQRLEQSKARQARQPVPVVADLLVKIERVLPSPSQSLNVARPDPITRDNRATLNARIEQAYFVLAGAQNNLAKAKKRLNRVDHVYISLDQQQQLHNRLNAMPLPKADHEQLADWLNLAGEDIAKLQLEKADSTLDAVKDYLIYAAEPLTIELVDRPGIKSGVERCYENSGCNPNSTRGKSWYLIVEPFDAAGKQTWVPVTSVETGKTRWANRFGVRVSYDEYLRVRQDKLEDGHISQRLIGRKPVNSLSMHFSQSTNATPEMILEW, encoded by the coding sequence TTGGCCGTTATTCATGGGTATACTGCACGACCCCTCTCCCACTCATGCAAGGAGCACCATGAGCTATTGCCTGGCGCGCGCAACGCGCCACCGCCCCCTGGAATGCAATCGATGAGCATCCCATTGAGTGAACGGATCGGTGCCATGGCGCTGGTTGACCAACTGCGTCATCGCGAAATGGCCATCCAGGAGCATCTTGACTTACCTCGGCGCCGCGCCGAAGTGGCCGAAGGCATTCGTACTTACTACCAGAGCCATGGCATCGCCTTTGACGAAGCAACGGTCGAGGAAGGCGTACGCCAGTTCTTCGCACGACGCCTCGAGTTCCAAGCGCCTGCCCTGGGCTTCACGCAGCGCCTGCTGGCTCGCCTGGCCATGGCCTACCGGCCGCTTCTCAAAGGCGTGGCTTACAGTGTGCTACTGATTGCACTGGGCTTGGGCACACGCTTTCTGGTGGAGAGTGGATTAAACATTCGGGCGGGCCTGAGCGCCGATCAACTGGCCATCGACGTCCAACTGCTGCAGATGGATCTAGCCAAGCAGCGCCAGCGTCTGGAGCAATCCAAGGCTCGTCAGGCACGCCAACCGGTTCCAGTGGTGGCGGACCTGCTCGTCAAGATCGAGCGTGTGCTGCCCAGCCCCAGCCAATCATTGAATGTCGCGCGACCCGATCCGATCACCCGCGACAACCGCGCCACCTTGAATGCTCGAATCGAACAAGCGTACTTCGTGTTGGCCGGCGCGCAAAACAACCTGGCAAAGGCCAAAAAACGACTCAACCGCGTGGACCACGTCTACATCAGCCTCGACCAGCAGCAGCAACTGCACAATCGCCTGAATGCCATGCCGCTGCCCAAGGCCGATCATGAGCAACTGGCTGACTGGCTCAACCTTGCCGGTGAAGATATCGCCAAGCTGCAACTGGAAAAGGCCGACTCCACCCTCGATGCAGTGAAGGACTACCTGATTTACGCCGCAGAACCCCTGACCATCGAGCTGGTCGATCGCCCCGGCATCAAGTCGGGCGTGGAGCGCTGTTACGAAAACTCCGGCTGCAATCCGAACAGCACGCGAGGCAAAAGCTGGTACCTGATCGTCGAACCCTTCGACGCTGCCGGCAAGCAGACGTGGGTGCCGGTGACCAGCGTGGAGACCGGCAAGACCCGCTGGGCCAATCGTTTCGGTGTGCGCGTCAGTTACGACGAATATCTGCGTGTCAGGCAGGACAAGCTCGAAGATGGCCATATCAGCCAACGCCTGATTGGCAGAAAACCGGTGAACAGCCTGAGCATGCACTTCAGCCAAAGCACCAACGCCACCCCTGAGATGATTCTGGAATGGTGA
- a CDS encoding bifunctional 4-hydroxy-2-oxoglutarate aldolase/2-dehydro-3-deoxy-phosphogluconate aldolase: protein MTTLERPQPLLSMADKAARIDAICDQARILPVITIAREEDILPLADALAAGGIRTLEVTLRSQHGLKAIQVLREQRPELCVGAGTVLDRGMFAAVEAAGAQFVVTPGITQDILEAGVESDIPLLPGISTPSEIMMGYALGYRRFKLFPAEISGGVAAIKAFAGPFGDIRFCPTGGVNPANVRNYMALPNVMCVGGTWMLDSSWIKNGDWARIEACSAEAMALLD from the coding sequence ATGACCACCCTTGAACGCCCACAGCCTTTGCTCTCGATGGCCGACAAAGCCGCGCGGATCGACGCGATCTGCGACCAGGCGCGCATCCTGCCGGTGATCACCATCGCCCGTGAGGAAGACATCCTGCCCCTGGCCGACGCCCTGGCCGCCGGCGGCATCCGCACCCTGGAAGTGACCCTGCGCTCGCAGCATGGCCTGAAGGCCATCCAGGTGCTGCGCGAGCAGCGCCCGGAGCTGTGCGTTGGCGCCGGCACCGTGCTCGATCGCGGCATGTTCGCTGCCGTCGAGGCGGCGGGCGCGCAGTTTGTCGTCACCCCGGGCATCACCCAGGACATCCTCGAGGCCGGTGTGGAAAGCGACATTCCGCTGCTGCCCGGCATCAGCACGCCGTCCGAAATCATGATGGGCTACGCCCTCGGCTACCGCCGCTTCAAGCTGTTCCCGGCCGAGATCAGCGGTGGCGTGGCGGCGATCAAGGCGTTCGCCGGCCCGTTCGGCGACATTCGTTTCTGCCCCACCGGCGGGGTGAACCCGGCCAACGTGCGCAACTACATGGCCCTGCCCAACGTGATGTGCGTGGGCGGCACCTGGATGCTCGACAGCAGCTGGATCAAGAACGGCGACTGGGCGCGGATCGAGGCGTGCAGCGCCGAGGCGATGGCGCTGCTGGACTGA
- the pgl gene encoding 6-phosphogluconolactonase, with amino-acid sequence MAISELQLPATVKAHQLADAKTLAATLARDVVERLRQAIASKGQACVVLSGGRSPVPFLEKLAAEALDWSKVTVSLADERWVPVAHDDSNAGLLARHLFKGAAAKARFIGLYQSAATLEAAAEQADQVLADLPSIDVLVLGMGDDGHTASLFPASPNLRQGLAKVGERRCLAMLAPSVPHQRLSMTRALLASAGFTALSVQGAGKLATLRAALAAEDPTEMPIRAFLHDPLDIYWCP; translated from the coding sequence ATGGCGATATCTGAACTGCAACTGCCGGCAACGGTGAAGGCGCATCAGCTGGCTGATGCGAAAACCCTGGCGGCGACCTTGGCCCGCGATGTGGTCGAGCGCCTGCGCCAGGCCATCGCCAGCAAGGGCCAGGCCTGCGTGGTGCTTTCCGGTGGTCGCAGCCCGGTGCCGTTTCTCGAGAAGCTGGCCGCAGAAGCGCTGGACTGGTCGAAGGTCACCGTGAGCCTGGCGGACGAACGCTGGGTGCCGGTGGCGCACGACGACAGCAATGCCGGCTTGCTGGCCCGCCACCTGTTCAAGGGCGCGGCGGCCAAGGCGCGTTTTATCGGCTTGTACCAGAGCGCCGCGACCTTGGAGGCCGCCGCTGAGCAGGCCGACCAGGTGCTCGCCGACCTGCCGTCGATCGATGTGCTGGTGCTGGGCATGGGTGACGATGGCCACACGGCTTCGCTGTTCCCGGCCAGCCCCAACTTGCGCCAGGGCCTGGCCAAGGTCGGTGAGCGTCGCTGCTTGGCCATGCTGGCACCCAGCGTGCCGCACCAGCGCCTGAGCATGACCCGTGCCCTGCTGGCCAGCGCCGGCTTCACCGCCCTGTCCGTGCAAGGCGCGGGCAAGCTTGCCACCCTGCGTGCCGCCCTGGCGGCCGAAGACCCTACCGAAATGCCGATTCGCGCCTTTCTTCACGACCCCCTGGACATCTACTGGTGCCCATGA